From the Candida dubliniensis CD36 chromosome 2, complete sequence genome, the window TGGTAGTGGCTGAAGTGTATGTGGTGTCTTTGATTTCTTGGGGATCAGTTGTCAACCCGAATGGATTGGCCTTGATAAGCGAGAaggaagatgatgatgtgaCATCAACTTCACTGGTAGTCTTACTTGACACAGGTATAGCGTGAGGGGCCATGGATTATGCTTTGGTTGATTGGATcaataaaaagaagaacTGAAGTATGTAAGgttgtttttttacaaCCAGTGTTACttgaattgataaataaaaaaaatggttgaaaaaaagaaagaaaaaaaaaaaaaaaaagataatcaTAGTGCACGTGAAAGCaaccaataaaaatatatttgattaCCAAGAAAGCGCCTAAGTACTTAATCTGTCTCTCGTATTGTGTGTGAGATtaacaattcaaaatcCGCAACAtggaatttgaaaaatttgatgcttttttttggattctttttcttttgcaaCTCTATAATATTAAACCACTGTTTATTTAGAGTATacttttcaattattactCGTACAGTACATAGTGAAATGTGCATTTTATCAGACACAGGTTTGTTTGTCCATGGTTTGTCTATTCTTCGTTTCTTGTGTTCTCTAACAATCTAGTGATTTTATCTTCATAAGTCTGTCTGAAGCTTCTCCAAACACCTTACCGTGATTCATTTCTAATTCATATGTGAGATGAGTTGTATGTGGAGAATGGCAGATCTGTTTCATAAATGTCTtactttattcaaatttttgcAATAGGATGGGCTTGACAGTGATAACCGTATTTTTTAATAAGTCATCCTCCATAGATTGATCTTTATTTGTGTGCAAACAGTTCCATAAATTATGTATGTGGTGTGCACTTGTCAAAAATCTTACATAGAAAAGATTTGCAACCAAATAATCTATATCCTTTACACGCTTAAATGTTTGTGACAAAAATGTAAAGCATATAAACTTCTTATGTAACTTTTTAccacttttcttttcttctttttatttacatttaactttcaaaatttatttcGTTTATTGGGGGCTAGGAATATTATATCTTTTACTGAAGCTTGTTGGACCAACTTTagggaaaaagaaacaaaacaatcatataaaaatataatcaaaaacaaaatgtcAATAACAATGTATAATAAGTTTGCTATATTGGAAGACACCAGAAATAGatcttgaaattgatatcaCTGTTCTTTATCATATATTCActtaaagaagaaattaagACTGGCTGTccaatcaatattaaataCATATTTCCCTACAAATTGTAGTTACACGCTGAAGCTGCTATAATAACTGAAACATGTTCTTATATTACTGAAGTATTGTctaataattaaataaagatattatatatttgaaCCGTCAAATGAAagagaataaaaaaagacaagaaCCAATTATTAAGTTGCTGCTGTATCAAATTGGTTTTCAAAAGCTGATTGCAAAACCTTGTTTGCTAACTTGAAAGGTCTTGATATATAATACttgtatattatttataggATACGATATTTTGGGGGATAGGAGATACGATGCCATGAATGGTGCTATTTGGGAGAAAGGAGTAGGTCCGAGGAAGACGTAGTTGATGATCCACGGATTCGAAACTCTTCTCTATAGTGCAGCGCATCTCTCATAAGCAGGGCGTTAGGTACAAAGTGGCGGCACGAGAATCGCCACTAGGACGGTTTGATCCAGTCCTGGGGGTACGGTTGTGCCGGTTGCCAAAACTTGTACCATCTCTAGCGCCAACAAGGGCTAGTGCCAGAGCCAGATCCAGGCTACTGGGGCCACCTATGCTCAAAGGAAATGGCCATTCCCATAGCAGGGTCCCTAGTGCCAACGACAAAGCAATGGATACTGTCAATACCATAGCAAAATTGGGTCAACGGCTAGCACGTGGCTCAATAGATCTGGAGCGAGTATACAAGCAGACTACAGAGTTAATTGGTAGCAACCAATGTCCAGCCCAATTGCGGAGCTGGCTGgcacaacaacaaattaaaagaaagcAAGAGCAACAGTCGGAGTTTATGCATGAGAACTAGTATTTAAACAGTCGTTGAGACTAGAGCAACACTACTAGCTAGTTGGGTCAAGGACCAGCTGGGTCAATCTTGAAATGTACTGTGTATGACGTCATTTTACCTGTTAgcttaaaaaaaaatattacgAGGATTTGATGGAAAAACGAAATGTTTCAAGTTTGGTCTGTTGCTGTTTGTTATCGATTACACATTGCTCAAAACGTAACTTAATGGCAAACTAGATTGATGGTAGTAATACTTGTATGTTAAATCAAGCTCTACGAATAAGGCAAATCCCATTGATTGAATGAAACTGGAAGAGAAGCAACCAGAACAAGCAGAGGAAAATAGGTAGTATGATGGTAGTGTACCATTATccaaaaacaattcaaagAAGCAGACGAtgagaaatgaaaaaaaaatagggGTAAAAGGggagaaaataaaaagaaataaaaaaaaaaaaactgcGCCATGgtttttatcatcatcagatTTCCAGATTTCCAGTTTTTTGTTAATCAACAAAGtatatttgaattggatTGAGACTTTGCATCTCTACTTGTATCAGTATGATGATGTTAATTGCAGTTTGGTTAGAATTTTTCGATGCAAGAATTGCgtgttgatttttttttttttgcatctTTATTCCTTCCCTCTGTCGTATTTACTCAAATCTCTATGCCTTAGCGATCTaatgttattattaaaaccCTCCTTTATCTCCCCACGTTCAATAcatattcttcttcttccctCTCTCCCCACCCAATTATCAACTGATTTTAGCTTGTAATCAGTTGACAATGGGAACGTCGTatttctcttcttcttatcGACgttccttctttttttctagCAAGATTCAGATGACCCCATTATGTTCAGTCCCCGCCTCCATCATTCATTTTTACTTTAAACCTCAGCCACATCATTTTAcgttggtttttttttgagggGTCATCTTTccattttattattctttcaAACTATTgctaatttcaattatattcattCATTGCTCTTGATTCTTGCGACGATATCTCTAATCCAATCATAGTGGTGTAGAAGATTGGAGATAAATTCGATGAgtacaaaaaagaaaaaagtgaaatgcaaatgaaaatgcgacattttttttttcttttgacttgtttacattttattaaaattgattacgTAATTGAGCAATTCACACAAACAACGCCATGGcttttattaaaagaagaaaaaattattatttactgGACGAggcttgtttttttttttgttaaatttACAATCCGATCTCATTGAAACtctttccattttttttttttatccttgccattattttcttattgtttattgaGCCCGAATGACAACGAGAGATTGGGTGTGTTCTGGAGTGGCTTTAAAGCTTTCAGAATTTGAAAGGTCGGAGATATCAATAATCGGACAAAACGCATAAGGAGCTACccctattttttttctggtCCTCTGGTGGTTTCTTCTCTTACAAGTTAAGTTAAGCATTTAGGTACGATATAAGTCAGCAGTTATTGCAAAAGACAAATGTGGAatgttgtagttgtagttgtttTTCCACTTTTTAGGTTAGCAAAAAtgtaaaataaatattgaaaacaaaagcCAAACGTAATATAGGGGGAAAACTAAAAGTTTTTCGTTAGATTGAATTGAAGTGGTAgtataataaacaaatacaCGAACTGCGCGACATAAGTTTacacaaatacaaatacaCGCGACATTTAACATTACACAAACTactcaataataataataataacaatagaaaaaaaaataggaGTAAGAATGAGAATGTTTTGTCTGTCTCATTCTCTTTgatatatttaattaaatcttttCTCTCTTACAATCAATCACcaacaacagaaaaagaaaatctaACTCAACTCAGGTAAatacacacatacacactaccatttttttttttttcccttcccaaaacaatattaaattatttcttcACCTatctttcaaattcaatttcagttggtttttttttaatattattttcttctttccaATCTACTTTACATatcatttcttcttcttcttcttcatattCAAGTGTTATTATTCATTCCTACTCCTCCCATAATTGtgtattaattaatttaatctTCATTGTGTCTCACATTCATTTTAATTCCCattcaacaacaccaactGTTTCCTTTCTTCTTTACTCCAGATATTAACTTCCTCCGCCCCCTTTAcagatatatatacataagttaaattgaattctaAATCTGCCCACCTTTCAAAACTATGagaaaagaattgaaatgCATTATTTGGGCCCATGTTGGTCTAATTGTTTATCTATTgtatttatcatttgatttactttcattattaaatgatgatattttcAGTGATGCATTATTAGATGTTGAAATTAATCCTAACCCTAGTACCACATTAAATAAACCAGCTATTATCCCGAAAATTATCCATCAAACTTATAAAACCACTGATATCCCAGAAATTTGGAAACCTGGTCAACAAGCTTGTATCAATCTTCATCAAGatgattatcaatatttctTATGGACCGACGAACTGGCTCGtgaattcatcaataagGAATTCAATTGGTTTATTGACACTTGggataattataaatatccTATTCAACGAGCAGATGCTATTCGTTATTTTGCCTTGTATTATTACGGTGGGATTTATATTGACTTAGATGATGGTTGTAAACGTAAATTAGACCCCTTACTTACAGTGCCAGCTTTTGTTCGTAAAACTGCCCCCACCGGGATCTCCAATGATGTTATGGGTAGTGTTCCTAATCATCCTTTCTTCTTGAAAGTAATTCaagatttagaaaaatATCAACGTAATTGGTTGGTGCCGTATATCACCATCATGATGTCAACAGGaccattatttttatcCATCATGTGGAAACAATATAAACGTTGGGGTGTTCCCGAAGCTGGGAAAGTGCGGATTTTATTACCTCAAAATTATAAAGGAACTACATCATCATATTTTGCCATAGTTCGAGGCTCTTCTTGGCATATGGGTGATGctaatttcattaaaagTTTGGGTGATCATTTGGTATTGGCAGTAATTGGTGGGTTTTTACTtggtttattaattttatttatggaatatttgttttattcCTGGTTAATCTCAAGTCAATGCAAAAGATTGACTAGTAAAATTATCAGTTTAACTTGGGCCATCTTAATGGGGGTTTTAAGATTTTTCCATTTAGATAAACTTCTATCTAAATGTGATTTTTGGAGTCGTTCTAGTAAATATGACGAATTGGTTTTACCAAAAGACagtaatgatttgaaaaatatcaacaacaataataacaacaacaacaacactaATGGTGGTGCCGATAACAATGGTAATGATAAGAGTGAGtacaatagtaataataataatagcaccaacaataataacaacaacaacaacaacaacaacaacaacaacaacaacactgGAAAAACTagattatcatcaattttcaatattttggGTGGTAAAACAAAGgttaaaagaagaaatcgtaaagattcaaatttacctattgaaattgatgttttGAGTAAACTTCTTGATGATACAGTAATAATAGACGCTTCTACCACTGAAACCCCTACTAACGCAATTACTCCAATTTCACCAACTATCAATTCAAAGACTTCTAATAATGAACTTTTAATTCCAACCatcaataatactaatgatactaataatgttaataataaaaacacTTGCGATGATCAATCAACTTTACTTCCTTATTCGACTcgattatcatcatcatcatcatcgtcatctCGTTCATCTTCTACTTCTTCATTGCCTAGTCATGAAActataatgaaattaaataatgatattgtaTAAGGAGTGTTATGTATGTGTTTACGTAagtacttttttttttgttttttcctttttaatttaattaataatatattaatgTAAAGTTTATCTTACAATAGGGGTATTACAATAACATGTAGCAAAATATACAGTATCTATTCTTAAGTAGTAGTTAgcatattctttttctttctaaaGTCCACCTAAATGAATGTCATCGCAAACCCCAAAAAGAGGTCGTGTGTATATGCACAAACATATTGGttgtaattatttttacaaagatttttttccttttctaatttcaaGCAATATCATCTAACCACATACATTCACTAGCAAACTGAAGGGGAAACCATGTCGAAAGAATTATctttaaatcaaaaaaactatttaaTACAAGCATTAAAGTCGAATATTCGATTATCAACTTCCaatagtggtggtggcagCAATGGATCACGAAAATTCAATCAGTTTCGACCAATTGatatcaaattatcaaacaCTAGATATGGATCAGTAGAATTATCATTAGGTAAAACCAAAGTCATGGTAAATATTACATCAAGAATCACTGAACCTTATCAAGATCGTCCATTTGAAGGAATCATGACAATAAATTGTGAAATACCTAATCATAttaaaattcaatcaaatgataatgataatgaagatgaatttataaatttaattaatcgAGCATTAGATCGAGCTATACGCAGATCAAATGCGgttgatttggaaaatttaTGTATTATTGCTGGAGAAAAAGTTTGGgaattaattattgatttacaAGTATTAAATTATGATggtaatttaattgatagtGGATGTTTAGCCATAATCACAGCATTActtgattttaaaaaaccTGACGTGACaatcaataacaataatactagtagtaatagttCCACAAGTGGtaatattatcattcatgatgatgaaatgaaacgaccatttattgaattatcaatattacaTATTCCAATATGTTTAACATTTCTGTTATTTAATCTTGGATCTAAAGAAACTAATTTAAAAactaatgatattgatcaaGAAATTTGGTTATTAGATGGTGATGTCATGGAAGAATCATGTCGTGATGGATATTTAATTATGACCatgaatcaaaatcatgaattaattcaattaagtaaaattggtggtggtattaATGGTGGAGTATCTATAGATGgtcaacaattaattaatttatgtCATGAATCAATAGATGAAATTAATCGATTGACTAATTTGGTTAAATCAACGGTAAagaatcatcaattgaatagatataataatgagaattataaattattagaatcaAGTGCTGATAGATAATATGGGTATGGTATCCTTCcccaaaaccaaaaaaaataaaagccTTATATAGAATTACTtctaataaaacaatattataaattgtcgttgttgttgctatATAGTTTGTAGCATTGGGGAGGTATAAACATATGGTAGCGTCGGtgtttaacaattttttctGGGGCCAAACAAATTACAATTTGGattgagaaaaaaaaattgtgccaacaacaaaaaatttttcctCCAAATAGAATATAAACTTGTCTCTATTAACATTTATAAAGCAtcagcaccagcaccagcacATTACttgtatatatgtatatatttataatgtTATCCCAAATAATATCTAAACCAAATGTTTATCGTCAATCAGGATATGTTTTCTACCGTCAATTTACAAATCGTGGTCccttatcattattaagTCCAACCACTCCTACCACTCCTCCACCtacaacttcttcttcttcttcttcaccaTCAGTACAACcaccttcttcttcttcttcttcatctagTTCTAGTAATGTTACCACTTCCATTTTCccttcaacaacaacaagaacaacaactagTACCATTACTCCACCAACATTTTTCCAAACCAAACCATTACCAACTAatactattattaaatttgtaCCACAAGAAGAAGCATGGATTGTGGAAAGAATGGGTAAATTCCATCGTATTTTACCTCCTGGATTAGCTATTTTAGCTCctataattgataaaatcaGTTATgttcaaaatttgaaagaaatggCTTTGGAATTACCTTTACAAAATGCTATTACATTAGATAATgtgaaaattaaattaaatggtataatatatattaaaattattgatccTTATAAAGCTAGTTATGgaattgatgattataaatattctatattaaaattaattgaatcgagattaaatttacaaattgggaaattagaattatcgaaaattttgaaaaatcgAGAATTActaaatgatttaattattaaaattattaatgacGCTGCTAAAGAAAATTGGGGTATTGAATGTGttagatttgaaattaaagataTTATCCCACCACAAAATATTGTGgataattatattgataaatttatcaaattacAATAATGAGCGGTATCCATATGATACCTTGACTCaattaaaaagaagaagatgttgatgttgtaaATAGTTATTTCCATGATATCATTGCCTGATTATTGtcatttctttattttttgatagattgtttatataaaaaatgaaatatttggtAGATTTTCCTTTTAGTTATACACTAATACTCTTTGTGTGTATGCTTTTGGCGCAAATATAAGAGAATAATTACATGGCTGTACACATTGAGTGAGTTGCTTTTATAACCATTCCATAGGGCAAGATTATGGCAAGAAAATACTAAAGGCAGGGGGAGGTCCAACGCGTCTGAAAatccccccccccccttaaaaagaaaaagaatatacGCCAGATGGTGttgaatcaacaaaaaaaaaaattttgaaaaactccattctttcttgttcaatttgAACCATTACAACGTTTTTATAATATGGATAAAGAGAGTAAAGTTATAATATTACCCAATACCACTTCTGGTAgtgaatttaaaattattaatttaccAAATCCAACCAATTTGGTCATAACAAAATCATACCTAGTGCACCATGATGAGGACAAGACTAGTCAATTGTACGAATTAAACATTATTGGTggtgaagatgatgaaactgataatgataatgctAGTGCAAAATATAGAGGTgcaaaattaaaatcaaaatcagaaaattcgataaaatcattaatttttgaGCCAGGTTATGTTTTACAATCACCGAAAATCATCATATCCAACAAGTTCAATCTTAGTTATTTactaatttcattatttctgaatctaaatcaacaacagtCACCACAATCATCGTTACCAGAGAACCtatttaatgataattttaaaagtttagaagatttgaaagatcaattattaaataactACCGGGAAAATACAGACAATGATTGGGTGTTAGAAATTCCTGatcaattatatcatcAAAGTTTGGCAAATTTATGCGATATAATAACtgaaaatattgatgaatcatTTTATCgatttgatttaatcaaaattttaCATTGGTTAAATGGGAAAGTTGTAGCATTACAAAAGTATATCCTTACAAGTAATGATGAACCTAACAATAGCATATtgacaaaattgaaattagaaTTGAATCCATCAATGTCAAATAATATCATAGAggatcaattattgaatgatctaagtttattatattctattgattatatttttaatagTTATTTGGATAATGGTGTCAACAActatttgaaacaaaaattgttggaaCAATTCAAATATGATTTTACTCGAGTTttgaaatatattgatgatttgaagATTCAACagaatttaattgaaaatgttttAGAAAgtaatttgaaatctactacaaataatactaaaaagaaaccatCCACTGGCACAGCTAATAAAAAGGTCAAACGTGGAGCCATTGAtagttttttcaaaaaaactAAATGATGGCAGCAGAAAACATCTTACAATATATAAATCTCACATATAATTataacaaataaacaaacaaacaatagtataatataatattaataagATATACAATGTACAAAAGATCTCTTTCTTGTTGCTTAGtcattttatcaataaaataaacctGGCAATAAAAAA encodes:
- a CDS encoding exosome complex exonuclease, putative (Similar to S. cerevisiae RRP45); the encoded protein is MSKELSLNQKNYLIQALKSNIRLSTSNSGGGSNGSRKFNQFRPIDIKLSNTRYGSVELSLGKTKVMVNITSRITEPYQDRPFEGIMTINCEIPNHIKIQSNDNDNEDEFINLINRALDRAIRRSNAVDLENLCIIAGEKVWELIIDLQVLNYDGNLIDSGCLAIITALLDFKKPDVTINNNNTSSNSSTSGNIIIHDDEMKRPFIELSILHIPICLTFSLFNLGSKETNLKTNDIDQEIWLLDGDVMEESCRDGYLIMTMNQNHELIQLSKIGGGINGGVSIDGQQLINLCHESIDEINRLTNLVKSTVKNHQLNRYNNENYKLLESSADR
- the SLP2 gene encoding stomatin family protein, putative translates to MYIFIMLSQIISKPNVYRQSGYVFYRQFTNRGPLSLLSPTTPTTPPPTTSSSSSSPSVQPPSSSSSSSSSSNVTTSIFPSTTTRTTTSTITPPTFFQTKPLPTNTIIKFVPQEEAWIVERMGKFHRILPPGLAILAPIIDKISYVQNLKEMALELPLQNAITLDNVKIKLNGIIYIKIIDPYKASYGIDDYKYSILKLIESRLNLQIGKLELSKILKNRELLNDLIIKIINDAAKENWGIECVRFEIKDIIPPQNIVDNYIDKFIKLQ
- a CDS encoding ribonuclease H2 subunit, putative (Similar to S. cerevisiae RNH202), yielding MDKESKVIILPNTTSGSEFKIINLPNPTNLVITKSYLVHHDEDKTSQLYELNIIGGEDDETDNDNASAKYRGAKLKSKSENSIKSLIFEPGYVLQSPKIIISNKFNLSYLLISLFSNLNQQQSPQSSLPENLFNDNFKSLEDLKDQLLNNYRENTDNDWVLEIPDQLYHQSLANLCDIITENIDESFYRFDLIKILHWLNGKVVALQKYILTSNDEPNNSILTKLKLELNPSMSNNIIEDQLLNDLSLLYSIDYIFNSYLDNGVNNYLKQKLLEQFKYDFTRVLKYIDDLKIQQNLIENVLESNLKSTTNNTKKKPSTGTANKKVKRGAIDSFFKKTK
- a CDS encoding mannosyl phosphorylinositol ceramide synthase, putative (Similar to S. cerevisiae SUR1), translated to MRKELKCIIWAHVGLIVYLLYLSFDLLSLLNDDIFSDALLDVEINPNPSTTLNKPAIIPKIIHQTYKTTDIPEIWKPGQQACINLHQDDYQYFLWTDESAREFINKEFNWFIDTWDNYKYPIQRADAIRYFALYYYGGIYIDLDDGCKRKLDPLLTVPAFVRKTAPTGISNDVMGSVPNHPFFLKVIQDLEKYQRNWLVPYITIMMSTGPLFLSIMWKQYKRWGVPEAGKVRILLPQNYKGTTSSYFAIVRGSSWHMGDANFIKSLGDHLVLAVIGGFLLGLLILFMEYLFYSWLISSQCKRLTSKIISLTWAILMGVLRFFHLDKLLSKCDFWSRSSKYDELVLPKDSNDLKNINNNNNNNNNTNGGADNNGNDKSEYNSNNNNSTNNNNNNNNNNNNNNNNTGKTRLSSIFNILGGKTKVKRRNRKDSNLPIEIDVLSKLLDDTVIIDASTTETPTNAITPISPTINSKTSNNELLIPTINNTNDTNNVNNKNTCDDQSTLLPYSTRLSSSSSSSSRSSSTSSLPSHETIMKLNNDIV